The genomic stretch TGGGGCTCCATATTGTGTAGCATCCATGCTATGAGCTGACTATTGCAGGTGGTCCAAGCTGCTTCTCTCAGTGGATCATTTGTGGGTTTCTTCACCACTCCTGTCAACATTCCCAGCTTTCTCTTGATGCTGATTTCAATCTCCATCTGACGCTTCCATTCATAGTAATTGTCAATTCCAGAGAGCTTAGTGTCCACCACAATGGGGTGAGAACTCTCAGCTGGATGCAAGTACAATGGTTCAGAGGATTCAAGGATAGCATTGGCAGTGGGTATCCGAGTACCAGTCGAGGTTGATATGATAGTATTATCAGGATTTGTCATTCTTTGAGTGAAAGGTAGTTGATTTGTTGAAGGAAGAAAGAAGGAAGAAGAATGGTGTATGTTCTCCTTACTTGCAAGCTCAGCTTATATAGGCTAAGTTTGCCTCTTGTTCTTGCAGTAAATGCTCAACAAGATTGGTTATCAGTCTCCTCAATCCTgagggctctgataccatgttgagTAAATACAAATGTCAAGAGTAGAAGACTTTCATGCTGAGCCATTGATTGTGCAAGAGTTAATGTGATATTTGTTATATTGTGAATAATAAATGAACTACAAACATAGCAGTACATGTACAACTACTTTTCAGCTAGTAACTACTTTTTGGTTAATAACCAGTATACAATAGCAAGAACTACTTTATAGTACCATTTAGCATACTCTACATTTTAGCCTACTGCATCCTTCTTTTTCACACGCTTTCTTTGCATTGGACTTTGACTGATTTGATCTCTACAGAAGGTTAACACAGTAAAAACAATATAATTTAACGCAAAGAATTACTTCATTGAAATCATAtacaaatcaaacaaaacaaagctaATGAACGCAGTGGCGGAGCTAGGATTTATAGGTAGCTAGGGGCCGAAAAAACTCAGCGGAGACAAATAAGTAATGACATAacgaaaatttgaaaaaaaattcggaaATTTTAACCAAAACTTGCGAATTTTTCCTTGGCCAGCGGAGGCGAGCGCCCCTGCTAGCCTCCc from Silene latifolia isolate original U9 population chromosome 5, ASM4854445v1, whole genome shotgun sequence encodes the following:
- the LOC141654827 gene encoding uncharacterized protein LOC141654827, whose amino-acid sequence is MTNPDNTIISTSTGTRIPTANAILESSEPLYLHPAESSHPIVVDTKLSGIDNYYEWKRQMEIEISIKRKLGMLTGVVKKPTNDPLREAAWTTCNSQLIAWMLHNMEPQIKRSVMYSNTAKEIWDYLQRQFSVSNGARKFRLNKKLYDLEQGDKSICEYFT